A stretch of the Nicotiana tabacum cultivar K326 chromosome 6, ASM71507v2, whole genome shotgun sequence genome encodes the following:
- the LOC142182238 gene encoding uncharacterized protein LOC142182238 produces MVDNNFTEFFNSWILEARGKPILKMLEDIRIKVMNRLREKEEEARTWGGESSPNDMKLYASYLKVANLCIVHFNGKTGYEVFEDDDRHRVNLVEKKCTCRSWQLAGIPCPHAIKALKYKREDPMTETSWWHNKEAYLMTYRAKLMLVRGEKF; encoded by the coding sequence ATGGTGGACAATAATTTTACAGAGTTCTTCAACTCTTGGATCTTAGAAGCAAGAGGAAAGCCTATCCTGAAGATGCTTGAGGATATTAGAATCAAGGTCATGAACAGGTTGAGAGAGAAGGAAGAAGAAGCTAGAACATGGGGAGGTGAGTCTAGTCCTAACGACATGAAGTTGTATGCTTCTTATTTGAAGGTAGCCAACTTATGTATTGTTCATTTTAATGGTAAAACTGGCTATGAGGTTTTTGAGGATGATGATAGACATAGAGTGAACCTAGTGGAGAAGAAATGCACTTGTAGATCCTGGCAGTTGGCTGGCATCCCATGCCCTCATGCCATCAAAGCACTAAAATACAAGAGAGAGGATCCAATGACTGAAACTAGTTGGTGGCACAACAAGGAAGCTTACCTGATGACATATAGGGCCAAGTTGATGCTTGTTAGAGGTGAAAAGTTCTGA